From the Oceanicaulis alexandrii DSM 11625 genome, one window contains:
- the thiE gene encoding thiamine phosphate synthase has protein sequence MAELYLLTPPKIDDDFADVLARTLDAGRVSALQLRLKEHSDAEIEALAPKLIEIAHQRGVSVILNDDAALAAKLGCDGVHIGQEDGSIRDARAVMGPKAIVGVTCHDSRHLAMTAGEQGADYVAFGAFFDTATKSPKTRADLDILVWWTELFELPCVAIGGITAENASELIAAGADYIAVCGGVWSHPDGPEAACAGLSQLLD, from the coding sequence ATGGCCGAGCTTTACCTTCTGACCCCGCCCAAAATCGACGATGACTTTGCAGACGTGCTGGCGCGCACGCTGGACGCCGGACGCGTCTCCGCCTTGCAGCTGCGCCTCAAAGAGCATTCGGACGCGGAGATCGAGGCGCTGGCGCCGAAACTGATCGAGATCGCGCATCAGCGCGGGGTGTCCGTGATCCTGAACGATGATGCGGCGCTGGCGGCGAAGCTGGGCTGCGACGGCGTGCATATCGGCCAGGAGGACGGTTCGATCCGTGACGCCCGCGCCGTTATGGGACCCAAAGCCATTGTGGGCGTCACCTGCCATGACAGCCGCCATCTGGCGATGACGGCGGGTGAGCAGGGCGCCGATTACGTCGCTTTTGGCGCTTTTTTCGACACCGCCACGAAATCGCCCAAGACGCGCGCTGATCTGGACATACTGGTCTGGTGGACCGAGTTGTTCGAACTGCCCTGCGTTGCGATCGGGGGAATAACCGCGGAGAACGCCTCCGAACTGATCGCCGCCGGGGCTGATTATATAGCAGTATGCGGCGGGGTCTGGTCGCATCCCGATGGACCGGAGGCCGCATGCGCGGGCTTGTCTCAACTCTTGGATTGA
- a CDS encoding tetratricopeptide repeat protein — protein MRGLVSTLGLILCLGGSAWAFQDAPTVPTADDVQGAPAAETALPPLPEGLAEDFSRDASGDAVEGRSLTNSAMASASAAYLVGDYQGALIHAQRAAAGGEARGATLAGHILLHGLSAEASDEDAVRWFRRAADLGEPDALIILSRLAEEERGGLQVWEAREYLAQAAEAGDARGAHEYGLYLMERGDPGAAEEALNWLQLAAQSGRAEAYGDYAYALADWDHGPHDLSSARTWYERAGEAGDPSAALIAGLMMMQGEGGESDEAGGARMIRMAAEYGLPAAMGQHALLLFQGVADQPPNPSGAVDWARQGADANDPDSQFLLAYALASGNGAPQNLERAYYWVLRAAAPRGGRTPEDFDRDRLEASLENALPEPVQERVRVEAAVQSSPF, from the coding sequence ATGCGCGGGCTTGTCTCAACTCTTGGATTGATCCTGTGCCTGGGCGGCTCCGCCTGGGCTTTTCAGGACGCGCCGACCGTGCCGACTGCTGATGATGTGCAGGGGGCGCCAGCGGCGGAAACGGCCTTGCCGCCTTTGCCTGAAGGGCTCGCGGAAGACTTCTCGCGCGACGCCAGCGGTGATGCGGTGGAAGGCCGGTCGCTGACCAATTCCGCCATGGCGAGCGCGTCTGCGGCCTATCTGGTCGGCGATTATCAAGGCGCCTTGATCCACGCCCAGCGGGCGGCGGCGGGCGGTGAAGCGCGCGGCGCGACCCTGGCGGGGCATATCCTGCTGCATGGCCTGTCCGCTGAGGCGAGCGATGAAGACGCGGTGCGCTGGTTCCGCCGGGCGGCGGATCTGGGCGAGCCGGATGCGCTGATCATCCTGTCGCGACTGGCGGAAGAAGAACGCGGCGGGCTTCAAGTCTGGGAAGCGCGTGAATACCTCGCTCAGGCTGCGGAAGCCGGTGATGCGCGGGGGGCCCATGAATACGGCCTGTATCTGATGGAGCGCGGTGATCCCGGCGCGGCCGAAGAGGCGTTGAACTGGTTGCAGCTGGCCGCCCAGAGCGGACGGGCCGAAGCGTATGGTGATTACGCCTATGCGCTGGCGGACTGGGATCACGGCCCGCATGATCTGAGCTCGGCGCGCACCTGGTACGAGCGCGCGGGCGAGGCGGGCGATCCCAGTGCGGCGCTGATTGCGGGCCTGATGATGATGCAGGGCGAGGGCGGCGAGAGTGATGAGGCGGGCGGCGCGCGGATGATCCGCATGGCGGCCGAATACGGCCTGCCCGCCGCCATGGGCCAGCACGCGCTTTTACTGTTTCAGGGCGTGGCGGATCAGCCGCCTAATCCCTCGGGCGCCGTGGATTGGGCGCGCCAGGGCGCGGACGCCAATGATCCCGACAGCCAGTTCCTGCTCGCCTATGCGCTGGCGAGCGGCAATGGCGCGCCGCAAAATCTCGAACGCGCCTATTACTGGGTGCTGCGCGCCGCCGCGCCGCGGGGCGGTCGCACGCCGGAAGACTTTGACCGCGACCGGCTGGAGGCGTCTCTGGAAAACGCCTTGCCAGAACCCGTTCAGGAGCGTGTTCGGGTCGAGGCGGCGGTGCAATCAAGCCCGTTTTAA
- a CDS encoding CHAP domain-containing protein: MTGDDLVHIASAHIGEAYRLGAVVALEDPDYAGPWDCADFVSWCVYQAYGIKAGLTPAGHPYSGAWIVHAENPAHALSVEAAFETPGAVLVRRPHHYGAGHVAISDGAGGTIEARGERYGVVRAKGRGRVWDLGCTIAGVAYQEPP; encoded by the coding sequence ATGACCGGAGACGATCTTGTCCATATCGCCAGCGCACATATTGGCGAAGCCTATCGCTTGGGCGCTGTGGTGGCGCTTGAAGATCCCGACTATGCCGGGCCGTGGGATTGCGCCGACTTTGTCAGCTGGTGCGTGTATCAGGCCTATGGGATCAAAGCGGGGCTCACACCAGCCGGGCATCCGTATTCGGGCGCCTGGATCGTCCATGCCGAAAACCCCGCCCACGCTCTGAGTGTCGAAGCGGCGTTTGAGACGCCGGGCGCCGTGCTGGTGCGTCGCCCCCATCATTACGGCGCGGGCCATGTGGCGATCAGCGACGGGGCGGGCGGCACGATCGAGGCGCGCGGCGAGCGCTATGGCGTGGTGCGGGCCAAGGGGCGGGGGCGGGTCTGGGATCTGGGTTGCACGATTGCGGGCGTTGCGTATCAGGAGCCGCCCTGA